The DNA sequence GCCGGCGAGCTCCGCGTCCTCCTCGGAAGGTGCGACGCCGGAGAGCCCGGCGCCGGAGACCTCGACGTCCAGGTCGGCGCCGGAGAACTCGTACACGCCGGGTCCGAGCCGCAGCAAGTCCTCCACGCCGAGCTACTCGTACTCGCCGTCGTACTCCCCGTCGCCGACTCCCACGCCGACGCCGACCCCGACGCCGACGCCGACCCCGACGCCCACGCCGAGCCCGTCGAAGCCGACGCCGCCGACGCAGTCCCCGACGAAGTCGCCCGAGGGCGACGGGAACCAGGACGACGGAGAGTAGTCGCCCCGAGGCATGCGAACGGCCCGGCGGTCATGTCATCGACATGGCCGCCGGGCCGTTCCCACGTCGGGACCGAAGTCCCGGGGAGACCGCTCAGAGCGCGTGCTGGTACTGCCGGTCCAGATTGCCCGCGAGGGTGTGGACGGTGACGAGGTGCGGCTCGATCCGCATGTAGACGGGGTCGAAGACCGCGCCGTCCACGAAGTGCGGACCGGGGCCGAACAGTTCCAGTTCGGCGGTGGTGGGTTCGACGAGGTTCGCGGTGCCGGTGAACTGCACCGACCACAGCTGGGACTCGCCGGAATTGAAGTTGTCGGCTCCGTACGAGACCACGCTGCCGTTGCAGGCGTGGTGGTAGCCGAAACCGGCGTGCATTCTCAGGACGACCTTGCCGTTCACCACGATGTGGCGCGCGACGGCGAGGAAGGGCAGCGCGCGCATGCTGGTGGCGGCTCGGCCGTACGGCACGCGGCGCAGCAGTTCGATGGCGTGGAGTTCCTCTGGGGACATGTCATCCACTGTCCGGTACCGACACCCTGCCGGAAAAGAGGAGCCCGCCCCGCACATCGGGGACGTTGGTCCCGAATGAAACAGCGCGCCCCGTGGAATCGTGCGACCACGGGGCGTAACGCTCTGTAGCGAATGCGGGGAGGCTAGCGCCCCTTCTCGGCCTGCAGCCGGGCCACGTACGCGGCGGCCTGGGACCGGCGCTCCATGCCGAGCTTGGACAGCAGGCTGGAGACGTAGTTCTTGATCGTCTTCTCGGCCAGGTGCAGCCGCTCGCCGATCACGCGGTTCGTCAGGCCCTCGCCGATCAGGTCGAGGATCTTGCGCTCCTGCTCGGTGAGGTTCGACAGGCGGTCGTCGCCCTTGCCGTTCTTGCCGTCGCGCAGCCGCTCCAGCACCCGGGCCGTGGCCACGGGGTCCAGCAGGGACTTGCCGGCCGCCACGTCACGCACCGCGTTGAGCAGCTCGTTCCCGCGGATGGCCTTGAGCACGTAGCCCGAGGCGCCGGCCATGATCGCGTCGAACAGCGCCTCGTCGTCGGCGAACGAGGTGAGCATCAGGCACTTGATGTCCTCGTTCTGGGAGCGCACCTCGCGGCACACCTCCACGCCGCTGCCGTCGGGCAACCGGACGTCGAGGACGGCCACGTCGGGGCGGGTGGCGGGGATGCGGACCAGCGCGTCGGCGGCCGTACCGGCCTCACCCACCACCTCGATGTCCGATTCCATCGACAACAGCTCGTGAACACCCCTACGCACCACTTCGTGGTCGTCCAGGAGGAATACCTTGATTTTTCCGTTTTCGCGCACGAACTCAGTTTCACACACTCACCCCTTCCCTGCCGGAGACGAGCGGGATAACGTGCCGTTGTTCCGGCCCCCTGCAAGGCTGTGACCAGTGGTTGTTCCCGGTTCCGCGAATTTACTTGGAAATCCAAGCAAAATCGCAGGTCAAACGGGGTTTCGCAGTTATGCGACGCACTGGGTAACGTGCATTGCGCAGGGCACTCGCCGGGGCACCTGTCACGCCTGAATCCCAGACCCGGAGCGCACCCACCCCGTGCGCGGGCAGAGATCCAGGTGAGCCGCACTGGTCCCCGGAGAACCCGGGTGCCGGACCGACGGAGGAGCAATCGTGACCGTGGAGAGCACTGCCGCGCGCAAGCCGCGACGCAGCAGCGGCACCAAGCGGCCGGCCGGCGCGGCCAACGCCGCCAAGCCCGCCGCTGCCACCGCGAAGAAGCATGACGCCGAGCCCCAGCTCGTACAGCTGCTGACGCCCGAGGGGGTGCGCGTCGACGTCGCGGAAAATTCCGACGTCGCGGAATTCGCGCCCTTCGTCGCCGACATCACCACCGATGACCTGCGCGGTCTCTACCGCGACATGGTCATGACCCGCCGCTTCGACGGCGAGGCGACCGCACTCCAGCGCCAGGGCGAGCTGGGCCTGTGGGCCTCGCTGCTCGGCCAGGAGGCAGCCCAGATCGGCTCCGGCCGGGCCCTGCGCGACGACGACTACGTCTTCCCGACGTACCGCGAGCACGGAGTGGCCTGGTGCCGCGGGGTCGACCCGACCAACCTGCTCGGCATGTTCCGCGGTGTGAACCACGGTGGCTGGGACCCGACCACCAACAACTTCCACCTGTACACGATCGTCATCGGCTCCCAGACGCTGCACGCGACCGGGTACGCGATGGGCGTGGCCAAGGACGGCGCCGACTCGGCCGTCATCGCCTACTTCGGCGACGGCGCGTCCAGCCAGGGCGACGTGGCGGAGGCCTTCACCTTCTCGGCGGTCTACAACTCGCCCGTGGTGTTCTTCTGCCAGAACAACCAGTGGGCCATCTCCGAGCCCACCGAGCGCCAGATGCGCGTGCCGCTCTACCAGCGCGCCCAGGGCTTCGGCTTCCCGGGCGTCCGGGTGGACGGCAACGACGTACTGGCCTGCCTCGCGGTCACCCGCTGGGCGCTGGAGCGGGCCCGCCGGGGAGAGGGGCCCACGCTGGTGGAGGCCTTCACCTACCGGATGGGCGCGCACACCACCTCCGACGACCCGACGAAGTACCGGCGCGACGAGGAGACGGCGGCCTGGGAGGCCAAGGACCCGATCCTGCGCCTGAAGGCCCACCTGCTGGCCACCGGAGGCGCCGACGAGGCGTACTTCGAGCAGCTGGAGGTGGAGAGCGAGGCACTCGGCAAGCGGGTGCGCGAGGTCGTCCGCTCGATGCCCGACCCCGACACGATGGCGATCTTCGAGAACGTCTACGCGGACGGGCACGCGCTCGTCGACGAGGAGCGCGCGCAGTTCGCCGCCTACCTCGCGTCCTTCGAAGGCGGGGAGTGACCGTCATGGCCGTACAGAAGCTCACCATCGCCAAGGCGCTCAACGACTCCCTGCGCAAGGCCCTGGAAGAGGACCCCAAGGTCCTGATCATGGGCGAGGACGTCGGCAAGCTCGGCGGCGTCTTCCGCATCACCGACGGACTGCAGAAGGACTTCGGCGAGGAGCGGGTCATCGACACCCCGCTGGCCGAGTCCGGCATCGTCGGCACCGCGATCGGCCTGGCCCTGCGCGGGTACCGCCCGGTCGTGGAGATCCAGTTCGACGGGTTCGTCTTCCCCGCGTACGACCAGATCGTCACGCAGCTGGCCAAGATGCACGCGCGTTCGCTCGGCACCATCAAGATGCCGGTCGTCATCCGCATCCCCTACGCGGGCGGCATCGGCGCGGTCGAGCACCACTCGGAGTCCCCGGAGACGCTGTTCGCGCACGTCCCGGGCCTCAAGGTGGTCTCGCCGTCCAACGCGAGCGACGCCTACTGGATGCTCCAGCAGGCGATCCTCAGCGACGACCCGGTCATCTTCTTCGAACCGAAGCGCCGCTACTGGGACAAGGGCGAGGTCGACGTCGAGGCCATCCCCGACGCGCTGCACGGCTCGCGGGTGGCCCGCGCGGGCACCGACATCACCCTGGCGGCCTACGGTCCCATGGTGAAGGTCTGCCTGGAGGCCGCCGCGGCCGCCGCCGAGGAAGGCAAGTCGGTCGAGGTCGTGGACCTGCGCTCGATGTCCCCGGTGGACTTCGACGGGATCCAGGCGTCGGTGGAGAAGACCCGCCGGCTCGTGGTGGTCCACGAGGCGCCGGTGTTCCTCGGTGTGGGTTCGGAGATCGCCGCTCGCATCACGGAGCGGTGCTTCTACCACCTGGAGGCGCCCGTGCTGCGCGTGGGCGGCTACCACGCCCCGTACCCGCCGGCCCGCCTGGAGGACGAGTACCTGCCGGGCCTGGACAGGGTGCTCGACGCAGTCGACCGCTCGCTGGCGTACTGAGGAGAGCCCTGCGATGACGATCCGCGAATTCAAGATGCCCGATGTGGGCGAGGGCCTCACCGAGGCCGAGATCCTCAAGTGGTACGTCCAGCCGGGTGACACCGTCACCGACGGCCAGGTCGTGTGCGAGGTGGAGACGGCGAAGGCGGCCGTCGAGCTGCCGATCCCCTTCGACGGGGTCGTGCACGCGCTCCTCTTCGAGGAGGGCGTCACGGTCGACGTCGGCCAGGTGATCATTTCGGTGCGGACTGCCTCCGGCGGTGACGCGGGGGAGGCTGCTTCGGCTGTCGCCGGTGCTCCGGCCGCTGCTGCCGTTCCGGCGGCGACGGCGGACTCGGAGGCCGCCGGCGGCGCCGAGGACGCGGCCCCCACGGCCCGCCAGCCTGTCCTGGTCGGGTACGGAGTTTCCACCGCTTCCACGAAGCGCCGCCCGCGCAAGGCACCGCAGCCGGCGGTCGCTGCGCAGAACGGCACGGGTATCGCGCAGCCGGCTCCGGTCGCTCCCGCCGCCACGCAGTCCGTAGCGGTCCCGGCCCAGCCGGGGACGACCGGCGCGCAGCCCCCGAGCGGCACGGCCACCCCGGTCGCCGGTTCGAGCGCGGCCCGCGCACTGGCGAAGCCGCCGGTGCGCAAGCTCGCCAAGGACCTCGGCATCGACCTGGCGGCGGTGATCCCCACCGGCGACGGCGGGGTCGTGACCCGCGAGGACGTGCACGCGGCGGCCGCGGCGGCCATCGCCCCGCAGGCCGTGGCTCCGGCGGTCCCGGTGGCCCCGGCTCCGGCGGCCCAGACGGTCCAGGCGGCCCAGGCGGCTCCGGTACAGGCCCAGGCCGAGGTGCCCGGATCCGCCCGCGAGACCCGTATCCCGGTCAAGGGCGTCCGCAAGGTCACCGCCCAGGCCATGGTCGGCTCCGCCTTCACCGCGCCGCACGTCACCGAGTTCATCACCTTCGACGTGACCCGCACGATGAAGCTGGTCCAGGAGCTCAAGGAGGACCCGGACCTCGCCGGTCTGCGGATCAACCCGCTGCTCCTGATCGCCAAGGCCGTCCTCGTGGCGATCCGCCGCAACCCGGACGTGAACGCGTCCTGGGACGAGGCGGCCCAGGAGATCGTGCTCAAGCACTACGTCAACCTGGGCATCGCGGCGGCCACCCCGCGCGGGCTGATCGTCCCGAACATCAAGGACGCCCACGCCAAGACGCTCGGCGAGCTGTCGCGGGCCCTGTCCGGGCTGGTCGCCACCGCCCGTGAGGGCAAGACCTCCCCGGCCGACATGCAGCAGGGCACGATCACCATCACCAACGTCGGCGTCTTCGGCGTCGACACCGGCACGCCGATCCTGAACCCCGGCGAGTCCGCGATCCTCGCGGTCGGCGCGATCAAGCTCCAGCCCTGGGTCCACAAGGGCAAGGTCAAGGCCCGCCACGTCACCACCCTGGCGCTGTCCTTCGACCACCGCCTCATCGACGGTGAACTCGGCTCCCGCTTCCTCGCGGACATCGCCGCCGTCCTGGAGCACCCGCGCCGTCTGATCACCTGGTCCTGACGGCCCGCCGTTCCGGCCTCCGGGTACCCACCCGGAGGCCGGAATTTCGCGTCAAACCGGCCCCGGACGTCCTCCGGGTGGCCTCCGGGTGGCCTTCGGACGGCCCCCAGGGCTGCCTCCAGACCGCCTCTGACGTGCAGAAATCCCTTGGGGAAGACCTCCGTCCGGTGTGATGATCGGCCCATGCATTTCCGCGCTGCCACAGCAGACTCCGCCGACCTGGACCGCGCCCTCGCCTACCCGGCCGACGGCCCCGTCCCCGCCCTCACCCCCGAGAAGATCCGGGAAGAGTTCGCCGCGGGCCGGATGCGCCCCGAGTGGACCTGGTTCGCCGAGGACGAGAACGGCGAGATCCTGGCCCGCGCCCTGTGGTGGGGCCGTGCCGACAGCGAGCGCCCCGCCGTCCTGGACTGCCTGCAGGTACGTGGCTCCGTGACCGACCCGGCCGCCGTCGCCGCCGGGCTGCTCGCCGCCGGGCACGAGGCCTTCGGCAAGCTCCCCGACTACAACATCTCGCTGCCGCGCGACTGGCGCGCCTCCGCGGACGGCATGGCCGACGCGGTCGCCTGGCGGCAGAAGGCCGCCGCCGCCTCCGGTCTGGTCCGCGAGATCGAGCGGCTGCGCTTCGAGTGGACCCCGGCCGCCGGCACTGCCGAGCCCACCGGCCGGCTGGTCTTCCGCGAGGGCACCGACGAGGAGTTCCTCGACGCCTTCGTCCGCCTCTCGCAGGGCAGCCTGGACCTGCACACGCAGAACGAGCTCCGCACGATCGACGCCGAGGAACTGGCGCGCGACGACATCGAGTTCTACACCGACTGCCCCGGCGAGCGCTCCTGGTGGCGCCTGGCGCACCTGCCGGACGGCACCCTCGCCGGCATGGCGATCCCCTCCGCGACCCCGTACCACCGCAACGTCGGCTACCTCGGCGTGGTCCCCGAACAGCGCGGCCGGGGCCTGATCGACGAGATCCTCGCCGAGATCACCCGCTTCCACGCCTCCGAGGGCGCCGAGCGCATCACCGCCACCACGGACGCCGTGAACGCCCCGATGGCCGCCGCCTTCACCCGCGCCGGCTACGAGGTCACGGAGATCCGGCTGGTCCTGGAGGGGCCGTCCGAAGCCACCGGCTGACGATCGGGAGCGTGCCGGCCCGGTAGCCGGGGCGGGCGCCGCGGCCGGGGTCAAAGGTGGTCCGCGTACTCCGTCAGCTGCCCCGGGGACCTGACGGAGTGGCCGCGGCCCACTGCCCCGCGGGGCCCGGTCCCTTGCAAGGTGGCCGCTGGCCGATGGCCGCGGCCGAGGGGTACGTCGGCAGGGCCATCCCTACCGAGCAGAGGAGCCCCGAGCAAGTGACGCGCAGCCCAGAGCAGAAATCCCCCCGTCCCTTCGAGTGGAGCGACCTGGACCGGCGCGCCGTCGACACCGCCCGCGCGTTGGCGATCGACGCCGTGGAGACCGCGGGCCACGGCCATCCGGGTACCGCCATGAGCCTGGCGCCCGCCGCCTACCTGCTGTTCCAGCAGCTGATGCGGCACAACCCGGCCGACCCCGACTGGGCCGGCCGCGACCGCTTCGTGCTGTCCTGCGGACACTCCAGCCTGACGCTCTACACCCAGCTCTACCTCTCCGGCTACGGCCTGGAACTCGACGACCTGAAGGCGCTGCGCACGGAGGGCAGCCTGACCCCGGCGCACCCCGAGTACGGGCACACCCCCGGCGTCGAGACCACGACCGGCCCGCTCGGCCAGGGCCTGGGCAATGCCGTCGGCATGGCGATGGCGGCCCGCCGCGAGCGCGGTCTGTTCGATCCGCAGGCCGCACCGGGCGAGAGCCCCTTCGACCACACCGTCTGGGTGTTCGCCTCCGACGGCGACCTGGAGGAGGGCATCAGCCACGAGGCCGGTTCCCTCGCGGGCCACCAGCGGCTGGGCAACCTCGTCGTGCTCTGGGACGACAACCGCATCTCCATCGAGGACGACACGCGGATCGCGGTCTCCGAGGACGTGCCCGCGCGCTACCGGGCCTACGGCTGGCACGTCCAGCAGGTCGACTGGACCGTGACCGGGGAGTACGTGGAGGACATGGCCGCCCTGCACGAGGCCCTGTCGGCCGCCCGTGAGGAGACCGGCCGGCCTTCGCTCGTCGCGCTGCGCACCATCATCGGCTGGCCGTCGCCGGGCAAGCGGAACAGCGGAAAGATCCACGGCTCCGCGCTCGGTGCGGCCGAGGCCGCGGCCACCAAGGAGGCCATGGGGCTGGACCCCCGGCGCTCCTTCGACGTACCGGACGAGGTGCTCGCGCACGCCCGGCAGGTCGGCGAGCGGGCCCGCGCCGACGTCAAGGCGTGGGCGAAGCGGTACGCGGACTGGCGCGCCGGCGCCCCCGGGCGGGCGGCCGAGTTCGACCGGATCAGCGTGCGCGAACTGCCCGAGGGGTGGACGGACGCGCTGCCCGTCTTCGAGGCGGGCGGTCAGATCGCCACCCGCAAGGCGTCGGGGGACGTGCTGAGCGCGCTCGCCGGGACGCTGCCCGAGCTGTGGGGCGGTTCCGCGGACCTCGCCGACTCCAACCTGACCACGATGAAGGGGGAACCCTCCTTCATTCCGGAGGAGTTGTCGACGGAGGCGTACGCGGGTCACCGGTACGGGCGGACCTTGCACTTCGGGATCCGCGAGCACGCCATGGGCGCCATCCTCAACGGCATCGCCCTGCACGGCGGGACCCGCCCCTACGGCGGCACCTTCCTGGTCTTCTCCGACTACATGCGCCCCGCCGTCCGCCTCGCGGCCATGATGAAGCTGCCCGTCACCTACGTCTGGACCCACGACTCCATCGGGCTCGGCGAGGACGGCCCCACCCACCAGCCGATCGAGCACCTGTGGGGGCTGCGCGGCATCCCCGGCCTCGACGTCGTACGCCCGGCCGACGCGAACGAGACGGCCGTCGCCTGGCGGACCATCCTGGAGAACGACGACCGGCCCGCCGGACTCTGCCTCAGCCGGCAGAACCTGCCCGTCCTCGACCGCTCCGGCGGGTCCGGTGTGGCACCGGCCGAGGGCACCGCACGCGGCGGCTACGTCCTGGCCGAGGCCGAGGGCGGCGCTCCCGAGGTCGTGCTGATCGCCACGGGCAGCGAGGTGCACATCGCGCTGGACGCCCGGGCCGTCCTGCAGAGCGAGGGCATCGCCGCCCGGGTCGTGTCGATGCCGTGCCTGGAATGGTTCCGGGAGCAGAGCCCCGAGTACCGCGAGCAGGTCCTGCCGAGCGCCCTGCGGGCCCGTGTCACGGTCGAGGCCGGATCCGCGCTCGGCTGGTACCAGCTCCTCGGCGACGCCGGGATCCCGGTGGGAATCGACCAGTTCGGAGACAGCGCCCCGTACACCACGCTGTACGCGCGCCACGGCTTCACCGCCGACCACGTGGCCGCCACCGCCCGCGAAAGCCTGGCCCGCGTCGCGGCGCGGCGGGGCGAGCACTGAGAGCGAGCCGGCGCGCAACGCCCGTACCCCGGACTCGACGAGTCCGGGGTACGGGCGTTGCGGCCGGGCATCGGGCCGGACGCCTCCACCGCTTCGTACGTCTTCGGCCGCGGCCGCGGACACAGCTCTGCCCTGCCCGGCAGGGGCGGGCAGGGCAGAGCTGGAGGGGGGTGGCTCAGGCGGTGGTGGTGACGGTGGCCGGGTGGCGGGGGCCCGGGGGGACGGCCGGCGGGCGGGAAGAGGCCATCTCCTTGCGGAGGACCGGGACCACTTCTTCGCCGAGGATGTCGATCTGTTCCAGGACCGTCTTCAGCGGGAGGCCCGCGTGGTCGACGACGAACAGCTGGCGCTGGTAGTCCCCGTAGGCATCGCGGAAGGTCAGGGTCTTCTCGATCGCCTCGTCGGGGCTGCCCACCGTCAGGGGGGTCCGCTCGGTGAACTGCTCCAGCGAGGGGCCGCCGCCGTAGACCGGGGCGCGGTCGAAGTACGGGCGGAACTCCCGTACCGCGTCCTGGGACTTCGGCCGCAGGAAGACCTGGCCGCCCAGACCGACCATCGCCTGTTCGGGGGTGCCGTGCCCGTGGTGCGCCCACCGCTCGCGGTAGAGGTCCACCAGGCCGGCGAAGTGCGCGATCGGGGCGAAGAGGTTGTTCGCGAAGAAGCCGTCGCCGTAGTAGGCGGCCTGTTCGGCGACCTCCGGAGAGCGGATCGAGCCGTGCCAGACGAACGGCGGGACGCCGTCCAGGGGGCGCGGGGTCGAGGTGAAGCCTTGCAGAGGGGCGCGGAAACGGCCCTTCCAGTCGACGTTCTCCTCGCGCCACAGCCGGTGCAGGAGCGCGTAGTTCTCCACCGCCAGTTCCAGGCCCTTGCGGAGGTCCTGGCCGAACCAGGGGTAGACGGCGGGCGTGTTGCCGCGTCCCATCATCAGGTCAACCCGGCCGTCGGCCAGGTGCTGGAGCATCGCGAAGTCCTCCGCGATCTTCACCGGGTCGTTCGTGGTGATGAGCGTGGTGGAGGTGGAGAGGATCAGCCGCTCGGTGCGGGCCGCGATCCACGCCAGCATCGTGGTCGGCGAGGACGGGACGAAGGGCGGATTGTGGTGCTCGCCCGTCGCGAAGACGTCGAGGCCGGCTTCCTCCGCCTTGACGGCGATGGTCGTCATGGCCTTGATCCGCTCGTGCTCGGTCGGCGCTCGACCGGTCAGCGGATCGGGTGTCACGTCACCGATGGAGAAGATGCCGAACTGCACCGCGCTCACCTCTCGCTGTTCTTCGCTTCGTTGCTGACCGGGACGTGCGGTGCGCCGGGGGGTGCCGTCGTGGCACCGCACGTCCCTGGCCGGGTGCCGGATCAGACGGCGGCGGCCCAGCCGGTCTTCAGGGCGGTCGCGATCTCCACGGCGCGGCGCGCCTGGAACTCGACGGCGGAGAGGTTCTCCGGGTTCACGTTCGCCGCGGCGTTCGCCGAGACGCTGCTCGCGCCGTACGGGTTGCCGTTGCCCGGGAGGAACTGGACCGGGTCCGCGAAGCCGGGCGGGACGATGATGGCGCCCCAGTGGTAGAAGGTGTTGTTCAGGGCGAGGATCGTGCTCTCCTGGCCACCGTGCGTCGAGGACGTGGAGGTGAAGGAGGAGCAGACCTTGTTGACGGTCTTGCCCTGGAACCACAGGCCACCGGTGGTGTCGATGAACTGCTTGATCTGCGAGGCGGGCAGGCCGAAGCGGGTCGGCGTACCGATCAGGATGACGTCCGCCCACTCGATGTCCTCGAGGGAGGCGACCGGGATGTCCTTGGTCTGCTCGACGTGCTTCGCCCAGTCCGGGGTGGCCGCGATGACGGAGTCCGGGGCGATCTCGGCGACGCGGCGCAGACGCACCTCACCGCCGGCCTTCTCGGCGGCGGTGGCCGCGGCCTCGGCCAGCTGGTGAACGTTGCCAGTGGACGAGTAGTAGATGACGGCGACATTGGTCATGGCCGTGGTACTCCCTATAAGCGATTGCGTGGTGGGGGGCCCTGGTACAGGACATTGCTGGATGCGACGGGCACGGGCCAGGGCGGGAACCACAGTCCGTCAAGTTCCGCGCGCCGCTGGTCAGCGCGGTAGCGAGGAGATGCCGATGCGGCCCACGTCGATCCGGGCGCCCTGGCCCCAGAGGCGGTTCTGCCGCAGCGAGGCGGGGTCGACGTACGTCTGCTCGTACGGGGCGCCGCGGTCCGGGTCGTAGGCGGGCTCGGAGGAGACCTTCACCAGGCCCCGGCCGTTGCCGCCTTCGGCGTCGAGCAGGTTGAACAGCCCGAGTCCGCAGGAGAGCTGACGCGGGGTCACGTCTTCTTCCTGCCCGCCGTGGTCGAGGACCATGTGGGTGCGGTCGGCGAGCCGGTGGCCCGGCCGGTCCACCGTGAAGACCTGGGCGCCGTCGATCTTCCAGACGGCGGCGCCGCCGGTGCGGTCGTAGGAGACCGACAGCTTGTGCTTCTGGTCGGGGGTGCGGTCGGCGACGGGAACCGCGTACGAGAAGGACGCGTACGAGGCGCCGGGCGTGGGCAGCCGCTCGTAGAAGGCGTAGATCTTGCGGTCGGTGACGAAGAAGTCGAAGACCAGGCTCGACTCCAGGTCGTACATCGACATGGTGCCGGCGGCGAGCCGCAGGTCGGTCCGGGGATCGGCGACGTCGGCGCCGAAGGGGTGGTTCGCGGTGCCGAAGGTGCGCGCGGAGTAGTTGCCCGCCTCGCAGCTCAGGACCTGGCCGGGGGTGGTGTCGAAGCCGGTGAACCCGGCCGTGGAGGTGTGGTTGGCCATCGCGTACCACTTGAGGTGGTCGTAGGCGCCCGCGCCCGCCGGCTCCGGCTCGGTGGTGTAGGTGAACGCCGGCTGCCCGGTGGCCGGGTTGGTGCCGGAGGCGGCGACGCGCAGGCCGGCCGCCGAGGTGGTGGGGGTCCCGTCGCCGGCGGGCAGGTCGCCGGTGGGCGTCAGCTGCCACTTGGCGTCGGATCCGGTGGTGTCGAAGCCCCTGCGGAAGTCGTCCCAGGTGACGGACCAGCCCCGGGCGGCGGCGTCCTCGCCGCCGGCCGGGGCGGCCTGGGAGACGGGGGCGGTGCTCAGGGACAGGGTCAGGGCCAGGGCGGTCACGGACAGCGGAAGTAAGCCGCGTTTCACGGACTGTGCCTCTCGGGTGTGGTGGGTTAACGCCGGTGGTTGCGCAGCATCTCCGCGACCAGGAAGGCGACGTCGAGGGACTGGCTGTGGTTGAGGCGGGGGTCGCAGGCCGTCTCGTAGCGGAGGCACAGGTCGTCGGCCTCCAGGTTGTAGCCGCCGCCCAGGCACTCGGTGACGTCGTCGCCGGTCAGCTCCATGTGCAGGCCGCCGGGGTGGGTGCCCAGGGACCGGTGGACCTCGAAGAAGCCCGCGACCTCGTTCAGCACGTCGTCGAAGTGCCGGGTCTTGTGGCCGGTTGAGGCCGTGAAGGTGTTGCCGTGCATCGGGTCGCAGACCCAGGGCACGACCAGCCCTTCGGCGGCCACCTTGCCGACCAGGTCGGGCAGCAGGTCGCGGACCTTCTCGGCGCCCATGCGCACGACGAAGGTGAGCCGGCCCGGGATCTGGTCGGGGTTGAGCCGCTCCGACAGGGCCAGCACGGTGTCCGGGGTCGCGGTCGGGCCGAGCTTGACGGCGACGGGGTTGGAGATGCGCGAGAAGTACTCGACGTGCGCGCCGTCCAGGTCGCGGGTGCGCTCGCCGATCCACACGAGGTGGCCGCTGGTCGCGTACGCGAGGCCGGTCTCCGGCTCGACGCGGGTCAGCGCCGCCTCGTAGTCCAGCAGCAGGCCCTCGTGGCTCGCGTACATCTCCGTGGCGTGCAGGGCGCCGGGGTCGACACCACAGGCGCGCATGAAGGCGAGC is a window from the Streptomyces sp. NBC_01244 genome containing:
- a CDS encoding alpha-ketoacid dehydrogenase subunit beta, coding for MAVQKLTIAKALNDSLRKALEEDPKVLIMGEDVGKLGGVFRITDGLQKDFGEERVIDTPLAESGIVGTAIGLALRGYRPVVEIQFDGFVFPAYDQIVTQLAKMHARSLGTIKMPVVIRIPYAGGIGAVEHHSESPETLFAHVPGLKVVSPSNASDAYWMLQQAILSDDPVIFFEPKRRYWDKGEVDVEAIPDALHGSRVARAGTDITLAAYGPMVKVCLEAAAAAAEEGKSVEVVDLRSMSPVDFDGIQASVEKTRRLVVVHEAPVFLGVGSEIAARITERCFYHLEAPVLRVGGYHAPYPPARLEDEYLPGLDRVLDAVDRSLAY
- a CDS encoding dihydrolipoamide acetyltransferase family protein; protein product: MTIREFKMPDVGEGLTEAEILKWYVQPGDTVTDGQVVCEVETAKAAVELPIPFDGVVHALLFEEGVTVDVGQVIISVRTASGGDAGEAASAVAGAPAAAAVPAATADSEAAGGAEDAAPTARQPVLVGYGVSTASTKRRPRKAPQPAVAAQNGTGIAQPAPVAPAATQSVAVPAQPGTTGAQPPSGTATPVAGSSAARALAKPPVRKLAKDLGIDLAAVIPTGDGGVVTREDVHAAAAAAIAPQAVAPAVPVAPAPAAQTVQAAQAAPVQAQAEVPGSARETRIPVKGVRKVTAQAMVGSAFTAPHVTEFITFDVTRTMKLVQELKEDPDLAGLRINPLLLIAKAVLVAIRRNPDVNASWDEAAQEIVLKHYVNLGIAAATPRGLIVPNIKDAHAKTLGELSRALSGLVATAREGKTSPADMQQGTITITNVGVFGVDTGTPILNPGESAILAVGAIKLQPWVHKGKVKARHVTTLALSFDHRLIDGELGSRFLADIAAVLEHPRRLITWS
- the pdhA gene encoding pyruvate dehydrogenase (acetyl-transferring) E1 component subunit alpha; translated protein: MTVESTAARKPRRSSGTKRPAGAANAAKPAAATAKKHDAEPQLVQLLTPEGVRVDVAENSDVAEFAPFVADITTDDLRGLYRDMVMTRRFDGEATALQRQGELGLWASLLGQEAAQIGSGRALRDDDYVFPTYREHGVAWCRGVDPTNLLGMFRGVNHGGWDPTTNNFHLYTIVIGSQTLHATGYAMGVAKDGADSAVIAYFGDGASSQGDVAEAFTFSAVYNSPVVFFCQNNQWAISEPTERQMRVPLYQRAQGFGFPGVRVDGNDVLACLAVTRWALERARRGEGPTLVEAFTYRMGAHTTSDDPTKYRRDEETAAWEAKDPILRLKAHLLATGGADEAYFEQLEVESEALGKRVREVVRSMPDPDTMAIFENVYADGHALVDEERAQFAAYLASFEGGE
- a CDS encoding response regulator, which gives rise to MRENGKIKVFLLDDHEVVRRGVHELLSMESDIEVVGEAGTAADALVRIPATRPDVAVLDVRLPDGSGVEVCREVRSQNEDIKCLMLTSFADDEALFDAIMAGASGYVLKAIRGNELLNAVRDVAAGKSLLDPVATARVLERLRDGKNGKGDDRLSNLTEQERKILDLIGEGLTNRVIGERLHLAEKTIKNYVSSLLSKLGMERRSQAAAYVARLQAEKGR
- a CDS encoding GNAT family N-acetyltransferase, with the translated sequence MHFRAATADSADLDRALAYPADGPVPALTPEKIREEFAAGRMRPEWTWFAEDENGEILARALWWGRADSERPAVLDCLQVRGSVTDPAAVAAGLLAAGHEAFGKLPDYNISLPRDWRASADGMADAVAWRQKAAAASGLVREIERLRFEWTPAAGTAEPTGRLVFREGTDEEFLDAFVRLSQGSLDLHTQNELRTIDAEELARDDIEFYTDCPGERSWWRLAHLPDGTLAGMAIPSATPYHRNVGYLGVVPEQRGRGLIDEILAEITRFHASEGAERITATTDAVNAPMAAAFTRAGYEVTEIRLVLEGPSEATG
- a CDS encoding pyridoxamine 5'-phosphate oxidase family protein, whose translation is MSPEELHAIELLRRVPYGRAATSMRALPFLAVARHIVVNGKVVLRMHAGFGYHHACNGSVVSYGADNFNSGESQLWSVQFTGTANLVEPTTAELELFGPGPHFVDGAVFDPVYMRIEPHLVTVHTLAGNLDRQYQHAL